The Setaria viridis chromosome 6, Setaria_viridis_v4.0, whole genome shotgun sequence genome includes the window GCATACTTTTATTGGGACAGCAGAATACCATCCCTTCCCTTCTCAACCTGAATCCCTAAGAAGTAATGCAAATCTTCAAGATCCTTTAGTGCAAAGTCCACTTTTAGATCCTGTAGCAGGGTTGTAATTGCTTCTTGAGAAGATCTAGTGATAATTATATCATCAATGTAAATAAGTATAAAAGTCTCAACCTTGCCTTTCCTACAGATGAACAGAGACATATCTCACTTGAAGGCAAGAAACCCAAGATCAATcaatttcaaactcaatctcgaGTACCAAGCTCGTGGAGCTTGCTTTAGACCATAAATGACTTTGTCTAATTTGCACACATGATAAGGCAACTTACTATCCTCAAAACCCAGAGGTTGTGTCATAAAGACTTCTTCTTCCAGAACATCATGCAAAAACGCGTTCTGCACATTTAATTGTCTTAAACACCAACCCTTTGACACAGCCACTGACAACTGAAGGTGTCCTCATAGTCTATACCAAAAAGTTGTTTAAAACCTTTAGCAACTAATCTAGCTTTATATCTATCTATCGACCCATCTGCCtttttcttgattttgtaaacccatttgcaatcaattaAATTTATACCTTTCTTAGCAGAAACTAGATGCCATGTCTAATTCTTGATCAATGCATCAAATTCCTCCTTCATAGTTCCTTTCCACTTTGAGTCAACCAAGGCTTCTTGCAATGTTTGTGGCTCACCTGTGACACACAAGTTCCCAAAACGGACAATTTTTTCGATTTTACTATACCACTTTGCAACCTAGTTCTTGGTCTGGATGAAGGAGTAGGCAAAATTTCAGCTTCAGGTActggaggtggcggcgaagcAACTGGAGGAGCAGGTGATCCACCCAGCGTAGAGGATCCGCCTGAGCCGATCAGTAGATTTCCCACGCGGTGCATTGGTGTGGTAGGTGCAGCGCCGGCATGTGGCCTGTCTGGACTGGACGCGGCGGGAGATGCTGGTGCTTCTATCGACGCGGGATGCGACAACCCACGCGGCCAGCGCCCACTGGGTCCGGCAGGGGCGGAGTCAAGGTAGCCAGCAGCCGATGTATCTGCTTCGAGATCGGAGCCGGATCCTCCAAGGAAATCAACATCGGTTGCCGCGCTGTGATCTTTTGTGCCTTCTGATCCGTTGGATGAATTTCTTCATTGTGCAACACAGAGGTGAAATTTCTGCTTGGCTCCAACACAACTAGGACTTGTTGATTAGTGTCCTGCACATCACAAACACCACTAGCCCTAGGGCAATTATCGATAACATCTGGAACAACACTATTTACATCCCCATGATTTTGCAAATGGTCAGGAAGTAAAAGAATTTCCTATCTCAACCGAGATCCAGCATTTGGATGAAGATTGGCAAAGGGAAACATAGATTCGTCAAATACAACGTCCCTTGAGATGTACACACGTCCACTAGAGATATCCAAGCACTTGAATCCTTTGTGCATAGGATTGTAACCGAGGAAGGCACATCAAATGGATCTAAAAGAAAGTTTTCTTTGATTGAAGGGTCTAAGGTTTGACCAGATGCGCAGCCAAAGATGCGCAAGGAGGTGTAATCGGGTTGTTCCTTGAAGAGACGCTCTAGGGGCATATTGTAGTCAATGATCTTTCTTGGTAGGCGATTTATGAGATAGGTGGGAGTTAGGAAAGCCTTGTCAAAGAATTTTAGGGGGCATGGAGGCATTGGCTAAGAGAGCAAGGCCTACTTCTACGATGTGACGATGCTTCCTTTCAGCTGAGCCATTTTGTTAGTGAGCGTGTGGGCAGGATACATGATGGGCAATACCAATCTGTTGGAAGGAGTTTAGCTTCACATACTCTCCTCCCCAATCACTTTGCATAGTTAGGATCTTCCTGTTAAATTGGCGTTCAACAAGACTTTGGAAATTGTGAAAGACTTGAACAATAAGGAGATCGCGAATAATCCAATATATAATAGAGAGGCCAGAGTCCCTCTCAGATCTTTAGCTTTTGTAGTGCTTGTTTTTGGTCAAGTACTTAGCTAGGAAGCAGCCCTAGAATGCATTGACTCCATCCATGATCCTTTACGTCTCTGCGCTCTGGAAGTCCGATGCTAGGAAGCGAGCATTTTCAGGTACAGTATTTGGGTATCTACAGATCACTTGCAGGGATTTTCAGTTCACTTTCTGACATCTAATTTGTTATGCTATACTTTATGAATAAGATGTTGCAGAAAATGTTAAGTATCTACAGATTGAAATGTACTGCCAGTGCAAATATGACATTAGTGGAAAGCTAAGTTTCCATTGCAACCTAGTGACCACTTTAATGGACACGTTAGCCTTTTTGAAGTACAGTATTTGGGTAGCTAGTTGGGTTTGTCGTAACCACACCCACCTTTTCATGGAATATAACTTCATGTGATCTTGTTGCGTTCATAGTTCGTATTGGGATATTTGAGATCTTATCATCCCTTGGATAGCCTGATTGACTGATTTCGATAAAAGTTTTAATTTTAGGTCAGTTATGAATCGAGCGAGAAGCTTTATCAAAATTTAACAAAGCTGTACCAAAATTTCGTAATGCTGCCATGGAAGTTCCACCGGAGACTACAATATCCTAATAATTGCGATGATCACTTGTTCCACGGACTTGCATCTTTGTATAATACTGTAGATGCTAGCTAATGAAACTGCTGCATTGTCACAGATCCACATGAAAAGAAGTTTAGATTGCTTCAAGCCCAATTCGGTACACGACTAATTTACCAGGAACAATACAAAAGCGAGATATCGTAAGTAATTTACAATATCTCTTCAAATGTTATATGAAAAGCATCTCAGACAAGCCAGCTCAAAAAACGACTACTTCAGAATGTGTATGTATCCACCGATGTACTCGAACTGGCAGCCGCTGTCTAGGACCCTACGTTCATATTCATCCAAATAAGACTTCTCGGGTTCATCTGGCTGGCGCCAATATCGCCGAGGCACTGGCCACCTGTCATTAGTTTCCACATATTACACTGTTATCAGCAAGTTTATGCAAAAAAATGTAATTATCAGTGAAGATAATCAGCATACCAGTTCAGACAAACACTGCAATCTCCTTGAACAACTCCACCCACACCGTTTGGATTAGACAAACTGTCAACTCCACCATTCCTATCAATTGAACACACAAAAGAACTGATTCAATAGACAATTATGCTCGACTGAGCCTTCCACAAGATTCTTAGAAGTACATACAAATCTGACAGCTTCAGTGCAAATTGAAACCAGGATATCAACAATAGTAACAATATTATCACAAGACACAGCCGGGGTGCCCAATTTCGGGTCATAGAAGTTAATGCCAATAAAATTCCACATCAAGATCAACAAGAGGCCCTCCAATCCCAGCCTAAGAAGGTTACATTGAGAGTTATCATTCATAATGCCAAATAGAAGTTAACCTCATACTCTGATTCGAATTAAAATTACAGTATGCCTAGGCGTTGTGAGGGGGGTGGGTCGCCACAGGGTTTTAGTTACGCCACAACGCCTATGCGTTGCCCAGGAGCTGAGGGGAGAAGGAAGCCACAACGCCACAAAAACCATGCAGTCATATAAAGGTAGGGGAAAATAACAGCAGTGATACCTTGGTGAGTTTACATGTGGAGTAGAGAAGCAATTCGCAATCAAGCGAGCCCGACCAGGCAACCAGTTTCCCACTTGAAGCCATTAATTCGCCCGTTTTAAAGCAACACCCTACAGCCACTACCTTAGAAGACTCATATATCAAATTGCGTTTACAAATTGCAAGAGGGCAGGCAGCCAGGCACTATAATTCTTGACACTGACTAGAGCAACATTATAATCTAGATTATAATGTATTAGTGACCCCTCTAGCAGTGGCCCTTTTGAAGGTTTCACTTTAATCTGCAAATGATACAGTGAGAATCAATCAGCACCTTGTAAGAATCAACGATCACAAAATAATTAGGAGCACCAACCTTCAAGCTGTCGATAACCTTGTTTTCACCATCGAAAGGATCAGAATTTCTAACCAAGCTCACAGACATCAGAATTTCTAACCAAGCTCGCAGACGTCAGAATAGTAGAAACATTATTATCACGACATTTGTCATCCCATTCAATAAAAAATCCTGTGCATGCAAAAAATCTTGTATTTCCTGGACACAGTAATTTTGATCATTAGGTAGTGATGACCAGGAGGCACTGTAAAGTCTGAACAACTGAACCTCTCTTATCAACTTCAGCACATCAGTAGTATATTCATCATTAACTGTTCTCATTTCAGGAACCAGGAGGCACTGTAAAGTCTGAACAACCGAACTTCTTACCAACTTCAGTACATTAGTAGTACATTCATCAGCAAAGAAGCCAAGGATCGCGCTGGCATGTATTCGTAAGACGAGATGCAACATCATTTCATGAGCCCTCATCAACTCTTACAAGGGCATCTGAATGTTTTGTCGTGTCATGAAAATTGGAATGCCGTTTTTGTCAATAGATCGCAGTTTGTTGAAAACTTCTCTGGGCATCTAGATGTTTCTTAAAAGGGCATCTAGATGTTTTGACGTGAAGGACCTGCGTATCTCACAACGAATTGCAACTTTGATTGTTTCTGAATTTCAGCAACATAATATTCCATTCAAAATCATAGGAACCCGCTCATAATTCGGAGATAAATCTACCATACATGGTAGCCAGTAAGGCAAATTCAAGCGACGGCATAGATCTTTACGGCAGGCTACATGATGCAGAAGTATCTTCCAGAAACTGTCCAGGATGCACGGATAAAAAACATGATAGGTTTTAGTACACTAACTCTGAACTTCAGATAACCTATTCAGGCTTCAATTCAGGTATGTCAAATGCGGCTATGTTCTGAGGTTCACACTCTGGGCTGAAGAGCCGCACAAGCAGGGCTGTTGTCGTGCTCACAGAGACTGCTCCGCATGACGCCCACCTGAGACTCCTTGGAACTGTTATTCTTGGACCTGTAGAATAAGCACAAGGTCAGCAAAATGGTCTGAGCTCTGGTTTGATCCAAAGATCTTGCACAGTGAGAAAACTAAACAAGTACTGCTCACAAGATGCATATCATTGTACAAAAAACATATAAGAGGGAGATGATTGGATGGATAAGAATAATGACCATAGTGAAGGCGGCAGAGCACCCAGAAAGCCAGACCGCCACCAACGGAGAATATGCCAGCAGTCTGCCGCATCAACCGGGAGCAGGGCTTTGACTCTGGCCGCATCACCTCCCCTTCCGACCATCCCAGTGCTCGCCGCAGTGCCATCGCGATCCTTGGCTTCTTTGCTGATGAATGTACTACTGATGTACTGAAGTTGGTAAGAGGTTCGGTTGTTCAGACTTTACAGTGCCTCCTAGTTCCTGAAATGAGAACAGTTAGTGATGAATATGCTTCTGATGTGCTGAAGTTGATAAGAGAGGTTCAGTTGTTCAGACTTTACAGTGCCTCCTGGTTCCTAAAACGAGAACAGTTAGGCTTcgttttcaaataaaaaaaaaagaacagttaGGCTTGTggtatttctttccttttcaaaTAATCTCAGACTACGTTAAATGTAAAAATCTGACCCAAAGACATGATCGTTGTGAATCCGTTTATATCATAGGCAGTCAGGTAGGATTAATGCACATGAACTTATGCATTgatttattatttattatcCACCTTGAACACTGAGAAAATTCCACATCATATATCCAACTGACAATTCTAATATTCAAGCTCCTTTTCAatccaggaaaaaaaattgatatcaAAGACCAATAATTCTATCAGATATAGGCTTAATGCAAAAGAATCGAACTTGTTGCCAACTCTACAAATGGTCATCCAAATGACTGTGATCAAGAACATATGCATAAGAATTCTGTAGCAGATTAGGGAAAAATAACATGTCAGGTATCAGGCCACCATATCAGAATACAATGCAGTAAGATAAACAGGTTGTAAAACTGAAGATAAGCAATGCAAATTCAGCCATGGTCCTAACTGCATGTTTATGCAATGACTATGCAGGAACATGAAAGCACAAGCTACAGAACCCACCTTTATGCTTATACACCCAGCACGCCAGAGTAACAGCAACCTGCTCCAATTCCAAACGGTGAGAGAAAAAACTTGCTTTCCGCGCTAAGTTGCAGCACAAGCAGTTCAGGGAACCTACTTTACCACCATCTCCTTTCAGTCACAGTTGAAATGAACCTAGTTTACCCAGAATCAGGATAAACACTCGCTCCTCCAAGCAGCGTCGCACACCACATGTTTGACATATTGCCTCAGCAACCAATCAGCACAAAAATACCAATTGCTTGCTCCACACATCCCCCGCGCCATAGAAAGACCAAATCAACAATACTAAACGAATACAGCGCCATGACCGGAGAAAGCCGCTACTACGAGAAGGCTGCCAATGACTTGCATGTTCTTCATGTCAAAAGCAAAATGTTCGCCGCCAGTGGAGCCGCGTAAAGCATCAAACCAACCATTTTCCAAAGAGGAAACTTCCTTTCGTATTATGAAGTCGAATACGAAAGAAATAAAATCTAAATGAAGAGCCCTCTCTATTTAGTCTTAAAGGAAGAGCGCTCAAATTTTCCTAAAATGGAAAGTCCAATCACATTTTATTTCTAAAAAAAGAGAGTTGATTTGCTTACCTAGCACTCTAGTTTTCAGGCACCCACTGACCATCTCAGTCTCACACGTGCATGCACATGCGTCAAGTGTTTTATTTCTGCAGAGCACAACACACACAAGCACATACTACTCTATGCTCATCAATAATTAAGACAGTACTTTGTGGCCAGTGCCTATATTAAGAAAGTATCTATATACTCCATGAAAAATTTGAAAAGTAACAttgttaggaaaaaaaaagtacctTCCTGGTCCGTGCCTGTATTAAGAAAGTAACTTTTGTGCTCTATGAAAGTTGTTACTCCGTGAAAGTTAAGAAAAAGTAATATTGCATTCCACTTCATGGTCCATAAAACGTAACTTATGAACTGGAAACTAAACTTTGTAGTTCGTGAAGGGAAGTAACCTATCAATAATGTACATGATAGGAAGTAACTTTTGACTAATTTATATGATAGAGGAAGTaacatttgtttttaaaaaagtaACTTCACTATTTTGATCAAAATATACCCGATTGTGATCTTGTTTTGAAGTTCTTATTAAAACAAATATT containing:
- the LOC117861186 gene encoding uncharacterized protein, coding for MALRRALGWSEGEVMRPESKPCSRLMRQTAGIFSVGGGLAFWVLCRLHYGPRITVPRSLRWASCGAVSVSTTTALLVRLFSPECEPQNIAAFDIPELKPE